The following coding sequences lie in one Kribbella sp. NBC_00709 genomic window:
- the larC gene encoding nickel pincer cofactor biosynthesis protein LarC, whose product MRIAWIDCSAGASGDMLLGAFIAAGADLTAVNAAVAAVDPSLSVKVSQTARHQIAATKATVEVNGEPHPENTPDAGHGHAAGHGHSHNTDDEAGHGHGHGHEATHVHSGPTRAWADVRELLQQATLNDAVRARALDTFARLARAEGAAHGVEPDAVHFHEVGALDAIADIVGVAAASVSLDIDRIFVSTVVLGGGGQVRGQHGGIPIPGPAVLAVLSEAQAPVTGGPAPYEMTTPTGAALLATLADEFGSLPPMRIQQTGVGAGGRDPVEVPNILRIVLGETTDDSATELVYETNVDDLDPRIWPQVLARLMEAGAADAWLTPILMKKGRPAHTLSVLVGSANAEMVRAVVLSETSAIGLREFSIRKHAADREFATVDVEGQRIHVKIARYGGQVVNVQPEYEDVAAAASVLKKPVKSILAKAVAAGHDLWG is encoded by the coding sequence ATGCGCATCGCCTGGATCGACTGCTCCGCCGGCGCCTCCGGCGACATGCTCCTCGGTGCGTTCATCGCCGCCGGGGCCGACCTGACGGCTGTCAATGCCGCGGTGGCCGCCGTAGACCCGTCCCTCTCGGTCAAGGTCAGCCAAACGGCTCGGCACCAGATCGCCGCCACCAAGGCCACCGTGGAGGTCAACGGCGAACCCCACCCGGAGAACACCCCGGACGCCGGACACGGGCATGCAGCAGGCCACGGCCACAGCCACAACACCGACGATGAAGCCGGTCATGGCCACGGACACGGGCACGAGGCGACGCATGTCCACTCGGGTCCCACACGCGCGTGGGCTGACGTCCGCGAGCTGCTCCAGCAGGCGACGCTCAACGACGCCGTCCGGGCGCGGGCCCTCGACACGTTCGCTCGGCTCGCGCGGGCCGAAGGCGCGGCCCACGGCGTCGAGCCGGACGCGGTCCACTTCCACGAGGTGGGTGCCCTGGATGCGATCGCGGACATCGTCGGCGTCGCAGCCGCGTCCGTGTCGCTCGACATCGACCGGATCTTCGTCTCCACCGTGGTTCTCGGTGGCGGCGGACAGGTGCGCGGTCAGCACGGCGGCATCCCGATCCCCGGGCCCGCGGTCCTCGCCGTACTGTCCGAGGCCCAGGCGCCCGTCACCGGCGGCCCGGCGCCGTACGAGATGACGACGCCGACCGGAGCCGCCCTGCTGGCGACCCTCGCGGACGAGTTCGGCTCACTCCCGCCGATGCGGATCCAGCAGACCGGTGTGGGCGCCGGCGGGCGCGACCCGGTCGAGGTGCCGAACATCCTGCGGATCGTGCTCGGCGAAACGACCGACGATTCGGCCACCGAGCTCGTCTACGAGACCAACGTCGACGACCTCGACCCGCGGATCTGGCCCCAGGTCCTGGCCCGGCTGATGGAAGCCGGCGCCGCGGACGCGTGGCTGACCCCGATCCTGATGAAGAAGGGCCGGCCGGCACACACCCTGTCGGTCCTGGTCGGCAGCGCGAACGCCGAGATGGTCCGGGCAGTGGTCCTGTCCGAGACCTCGGCGATCGGGCTGCGTGAGTTCTCGATTCGCAAGCACGCCGCGGATCGGGAGTTCGCCACCGTCGACGTCGAGGGTCAGCGCATCCACGTCAAGATCGCGCGGTACGGCGGTCAGGTGGTCAACGTCCAGCCGGAGTACGAGGACGTGGCCGCCGCGGCGTCCGTCCTGAAGAAGCCGGTGAAGTCCATCCTCGCCAAGGCGGTCGCGGCCGGCCACGACCTCTGGGGGTAG
- the serS gene encoding serine--tRNA ligase has product MIDAKLLRENPDAIRAALTKRGESTDLVDQILVADSERRSSISAFEALRAEQKTLGKQVAQAKGDERTALLDRTKTLAAEVKANEATANDAGRRYDELAAALPNLVSDEAPVGGEDDFVVVEEVGKPRDFAAEGFEPRDHLELGELLGAIDMERGAKISGARFYFLKGAGMLLQLGMLQLAVQQAMENGFTPMITPTLVKPEVMGGTGYLSAHDDVYRLEDPELYLTGTSEVALAGYHMDEILDLTAGPIRYAGWSSCYRKEAGSHGKDTRGIIRVHQFDKVEMFSYCRLEDAAAEHLRLLAWEKEMLDKMELSYRVIDTATGDLGISAYRKFDCEAWVPTQGRYRELTSTSNCTDFQARRLNIRHRDADGKTQPVATLNGTLATTRWMVAILETHQLKDGSVRVPTALRPYVGGREVLEPVAK; this is encoded by the coding sequence GTGATTGACGCGAAACTGCTCCGTGAGAACCCCGATGCCATCCGCGCGGCCCTGACCAAGCGCGGCGAGAGTACGGACCTGGTCGACCAGATTCTGGTCGCCGACAGTGAGCGTCGATCGTCCATCTCCGCCTTCGAGGCGCTCCGGGCCGAGCAGAAGACGCTCGGCAAGCAGGTCGCCCAGGCCAAGGGCGACGAGCGCACCGCGCTGCTGGACCGGACCAAGACGCTGGCCGCCGAGGTGAAGGCCAACGAGGCCACCGCGAACGACGCCGGCCGCCGGTACGACGAGCTGGCCGCCGCCCTGCCGAACCTGGTCTCCGACGAGGCCCCTGTCGGCGGCGAGGACGACTTCGTGGTGGTGGAGGAGGTCGGCAAGCCGCGCGACTTCGCCGCCGAGGGGTTCGAGCCCCGCGACCACCTGGAGCTGGGCGAGCTGCTCGGCGCCATCGATATGGAGCGCGGCGCGAAGATCTCGGGCGCCCGGTTCTACTTCCTCAAGGGCGCCGGGATGCTGCTCCAGCTCGGCATGCTCCAGCTGGCGGTCCAGCAGGCGATGGAGAACGGCTTCACCCCGATGATCACGCCGACGCTGGTCAAGCCCGAGGTGATGGGCGGCACCGGGTACCTGTCGGCGCACGACGACGTCTACCGGCTCGAGGACCCCGAGCTGTACCTGACCGGTACGTCGGAGGTCGCGCTGGCCGGGTACCACATGGACGAGATCCTCGACCTGACCGCGGGCCCGATCCGGTACGCCGGGTGGTCGTCCTGCTACCGCAAGGAAGCCGGGTCGCACGGGAAGGACACCCGCGGGATCATCCGCGTCCACCAGTTCGACAAGGTCGAGATGTTCTCCTACTGCAGGCTCGAGGACGCTGCCGCCGAGCACCTGCGGCTGCTGGCCTGGGAGAAGGAGATGCTCGACAAGATGGAGCTGAGCTACCGGGTGATCGACACCGCGACCGGTGACCTCGGCATCTCGGCGTACCGGAAGTTCGACTGCGAGGCGTGGGTGCCGACGCAGGGCCGGTACCGCGAGCTGACCTCGACGTCGAACTGCACGGACTTCCAGGCCCGCCGGCTGAACATCCGGCACCGCGACGCCGACGGCAAGACGCAGCCGGTCGCGACGCTGAACGGGACGCTGGCCACCACCCGCTGGATGGTCGCCATCCTGGAGACCCACCAGCTCAAGGACGGTTCGGTCCGCGTACCGACCGCCCTCCGTCCGTACGTAGGTGGCCGCGAGGTCCTCGAACCGGTCGCCAAATGA
- a CDS encoding DUF2029 domain-containing protein yields MSTDLELGRKYGRRAVALYLVCTALVVAVGLLGPSVVVLTLTGRHPWLPSYWFDAHANDWLVSVMIYVAIALGGYGVFLATKALRHGWAPRVDRLIALGIGTTAAITLVPPMASGDVLIYAAYGRIMALGGDPYTASPADTIRLGYDPVIAATERPWQGARSVYGPIATWIQWLSSLIGGNSAQLTVWMLQLSVGISLVVTGLLLVKLVGKDLPARRRVIMLGLANPLILWSVLAGAHNDAIAVMFAVIALVAFRRHVFLAGILIGVAGCTKLSIGLVGIAMLWALRADRRKAAFFCGGGVIAMGGLYAIVGLQAFQQARSQTSFISTGTPHKVLLSFFTLFLPNGLVRTFLAILAWVGLIVVAILLTQVFPKSLVPQTHPDDPTPAAIRYTAIYAIAWVLTAMYSLPWYDVIAWVALAAVAASKVDGLMVVRTTMLAIAYVPGRDPNARQVAASLSDSLEFFSARLRDTLCPAVELAVLIGLIVWARRSGAQWWPYDWPRRKQKAVPQKAEAR; encoded by the coding sequence ATGAGCACTGATCTCGAGCTGGGACGGAAGTACGGACGCCGGGCTGTCGCCCTGTACCTGGTGTGTACGGCGCTGGTCGTCGCGGTCGGCCTGCTCGGTCCGTCGGTCGTCGTGCTGACGTTGACCGGCCGGCATCCGTGGCTCCCGTCGTACTGGTTCGACGCCCACGCCAACGACTGGCTCGTGTCGGTGATGATCTATGTCGCGATCGCGCTCGGTGGGTACGGAGTTTTCCTTGCCACCAAGGCACTTCGGCACGGCTGGGCCCCGCGCGTCGACCGATTGATCGCCTTGGGCATCGGTACGACGGCGGCCATCACGTTGGTGCCACCCATGGCCTCCGGCGACGTGCTGATCTACGCGGCGTACGGGCGGATCATGGCGCTCGGCGGCGACCCGTACACGGCCTCGCCGGCCGACACGATCCGGCTCGGGTACGACCCGGTCATCGCCGCGACCGAGCGGCCGTGGCAGGGCGCGCGCAGTGTGTACGGACCGATCGCGACCTGGATCCAGTGGCTGTCGTCGCTGATCGGGGGCAACTCGGCACAGCTCACCGTGTGGATGCTGCAGTTGTCGGTCGGGATCAGTCTGGTGGTCACCGGTCTGCTGCTGGTCAAGCTGGTCGGGAAGGACCTGCCGGCCCGCCGGCGTGTGATCATGCTCGGCCTCGCGAACCCGCTGATCCTGTGGTCCGTGCTGGCCGGCGCGCACAACGATGCGATCGCGGTGATGTTCGCGGTGATCGCGCTGGTGGCGTTCCGGCGGCATGTGTTCCTGGCCGGCATCTTGATCGGAGTCGCGGGCTGCACCAAGCTGTCGATCGGCTTGGTCGGCATTGCGATGCTGTGGGCGTTGCGTGCCGATCGGCGCAAGGCCGCGTTCTTCTGCGGCGGCGGTGTGATCGCGATGGGCGGCCTGTACGCGATCGTCGGCCTGCAGGCGTTCCAGCAGGCGCGCTCGCAGACGTCGTTCATCTCGACCGGGACGCCGCACAAGGTGCTGCTGAGCTTCTTCACACTGTTCCTGCCGAACGGGCTGGTCCGGACCTTCCTGGCGATCCTCGCGTGGGTCGGCCTGATCGTGGTCGCGATCCTGCTCACGCAGGTGTTCCCGAAGTCGCTGGTGCCGCAGACGCATCCGGACGACCCGACACCGGCCGCGATCCGGTACACCGCGATCTACGCGATCGCCTGGGTCCTGACCGCGATGTACTCACTGCCCTGGTACGACGTGATCGCCTGGGTCGCGCTGGCCGCGGTGGCGGCGTCGAAGGTGGACGGTCTGATGGTTGTCCGGACGACGATGCTCGCGATCGCGTACGTACCGGGCCGCGACCCGAACGCGCGTCAGGTCGCGGCCAGCCTGTCCGACTCGCTCGAGTTCTTCAGCGCACGGCTGCGGGACACCCTCTGCCCGGCGGTCGAGCTGGCGGTGCTGATCGGGCTGATCGTCTGGGCGCGACGCAGTGGCGCGCAGTGGTGGCCGTACGACTGGCCGCGCCGCAAACAGAAGGCCGTCCCGCAGAAGGCCGAAGCCCGCTAA
- a CDS encoding diacylglycerol kinase family protein, which translates to MITLLVFGHWPPLARWDQSVADRAAAYGAVRPNVVDFWQVIGAVVLPWTSRAVIVVVAAYLWRRRARLLTIWLLVTAGAELGLVEAVQYIFTRAHPAQALVDADGWSYVAGHATAAFVMAGALGVVLPSVRGWRRRFRLLVLLPVIAVVWIASADRIALNVHYVSDVLGGWALGLAILTATSIGFGLRPGLRRRRRRTPSDGDGTAAPPRAAVIVNPIKVGDGVAFRRKVTRALEVRGYDDPLWLETREDDAGNAMAKQAIENESDLVLVAGGDGTVRVVCSALAHTGIPVGVIPAGTGNLLARNLHIPLDLDDALERILEGRDRRIDLVRVHGDELDTDHFAVMAGLGLDAAIISDAPPHLKKQIGWTAYLVSAAKNINHPSVRVTLALDDEEPIDRRVRTVVVGNVGMLQANIPLLPDARPDDGLLDVVVIAPRRVTQWPIVLWRLMTRTNRTDMYLERFTGRKVEIHAAVDVQRQLDGDPIGPGQYLSCEIEPGALTARVPKRR; encoded by the coding sequence GTGATCACTTTGCTGGTGTTCGGGCACTGGCCGCCACTGGCACGCTGGGACCAGTCCGTGGCCGACCGGGCCGCGGCGTACGGCGCTGTCCGCCCGAACGTGGTCGACTTCTGGCAGGTCATCGGGGCCGTGGTACTGCCGTGGACCTCCCGCGCCGTGATCGTGGTCGTCGCCGCCTACCTCTGGCGCCGACGGGCCCGGCTGCTGACGATCTGGCTGCTGGTGACCGCGGGCGCCGAGCTCGGCCTGGTCGAGGCGGTCCAGTACATCTTCACCAGAGCGCATCCGGCCCAGGCGCTGGTCGACGCCGACGGCTGGTCGTACGTCGCCGGCCACGCGACGGCCGCATTCGTCATGGCCGGCGCGCTCGGGGTCGTGCTGCCGTCGGTGCGCGGCTGGCGGCGGCGGTTCCGGCTGCTGGTGCTGCTGCCGGTGATCGCGGTGGTGTGGATCGCGTCCGCCGACCGGATCGCGCTGAACGTGCACTACGTGTCGGACGTGCTCGGCGGCTGGGCGCTCGGGCTGGCGATCCTCACCGCGACCTCGATCGGGTTCGGTCTGCGGCCCGGGCTGCGCCGCCGACGCCGCCGTACGCCGTCCGACGGTGACGGTACGGCGGCTCCGCCGCGGGCAGCCGTCATCGTGAACCCGATCAAGGTCGGCGACGGGGTGGCGTTCCGGCGGAAGGTCACCCGGGCACTCGAGGTCCGCGGGTACGACGACCCGCTGTGGCTGGAGACTCGCGAGGACGACGCCGGGAACGCGATGGCCAAGCAGGCGATCGAGAACGAGTCGGATCTCGTGCTGGTCGCGGGCGGCGACGGTACGGTCCGCGTGGTCTGCTCGGCGCTCGCCCACACCGGCATCCCGGTCGGGGTGATCCCAGCCGGCACCGGCAACCTGCTCGCCCGCAACCTGCACATCCCGCTCGACCTCGACGACGCGCTGGAGCGGATCCTCGAGGGCCGCGACCGGCGGATCGATCTGGTCCGGGTACACGGCGACGAACTGGACACGGACCACTTCGCGGTGATGGCCGGGCTCGGGCTGGACGCGGCGATCATCTCCGATGCACCACCCCACCTGAAGAAGCAGATCGGCTGGACGGCGTACCTGGTGTCGGCGGCGAAGAACATCAACCACCCCTCGGTGCGCGTCACCCTCGCACTGGACGACGAGGAGCCGATCGACCGGCGCGTGCGGACGGTCGTGGTCGGGAACGTCGGCATGCTGCAGGCGAACATCCCCCTCCTACCCGACGCCCGCCCCGACGACGGCCTGCTGGACGTGGTCGTCATCGCGCCGCGGAGAGTGACCCAGTGGCCGATCGTGCTCTGGCGACTGATGACCCGCACCAACCGCACCGACATGTACCTCGAACGCTTCACCGGTCGGAAGGTCGAGATCCACGCTGCGGTCGACGTACAGCGACAGCTGGACGGCGATCCGATCGGCCCGGGCCAGTACCTGTCGTGCGAGATCGAACCTGGGGCGTTGACGGCTCGGGTGCCGAAGCGTCGGTAG
- a CDS encoding DUF4446 family protein: MSSTLAGAFGVAALFVAVLALVFAIQALRARTVTSDKSAPVPLPEPEPQSEPEPKPGTVKSELRKLGKELAVTRGELKETLQHLAVVRYDAFGETGGKLSWSMAILDNNGDGVVLTSINSRADARTYAKEIKSFASESKLSPEEQEAIDTLQKEAGPTVD; encoded by the coding sequence GTGTCTTCGACGTTAGCCGGTGCCTTCGGGGTCGCCGCCCTGTTCGTGGCGGTGCTTGCCCTGGTCTTCGCCATCCAGGCCCTCCGGGCCCGGACCGTCACGTCGGACAAGTCGGCACCCGTCCCCCTCCCGGAGCCCGAACCGCAGTCGGAACCCGAGCCCAAACCCGGCACGGTGAAGTCCGAACTGCGCAAACTCGGCAAGGAGCTCGCCGTCACCCGCGGCGAACTGAAGGAAACGCTCCAGCACCTCGCCGTCGTCCGGTACGACGCGTTCGGCGAAACCGGCGGCAAGCTGTCGTGGTCGATGGCCATCCTCGACAACAACGGCGACGGGGTCGTGCTGACGTCGATCAACAGCCGCGCCGATGCGCGCACGTACGCGAAGGAGATCAAGTCCTTCGCGAGCGAGTCCAAACTCTCGCCGGAAGAACAAGAAGCCATCGACACGCTGCAGAAGGAAGCCGGGCCCACGGTCGACTAA
- a CDS encoding DUF5926 family protein, with translation MGKKSRQRAKNTTTVTLDPADLVDVGPREPCPCGSGKRFKQCHGKDQAQAADAFVVRPFEGLPAECDLIAFREIVPSGTVEVELTGDNAGKVVNLVTLLPMAMPGLVRDDETIWIGLQTHASSGDPSRDLGHAITAAMHTEPGNPIQLGDLMKDGPRLQDLIDTSKPLEVKVHEGFDYWVGENVEDPTGEVAAGLERANAAAAPTVRLESVDAAYWTQIGDRIYLRWVMPHTEDTLLDALARLHAAGSSALIDGSRLIGSFRALGVLAPVWELPAGTEAADVEKPAADFATALEKALATEAALTTEERAARAGLASRQLTIR, from the coding sequence ATGGGAAAGAAGTCGCGGCAGCGCGCGAAGAACACGACGACCGTCACCCTCGACCCGGCCGACCTGGTGGATGTCGGTCCGCGGGAGCCTTGCCCGTGCGGTTCGGGCAAGCGGTTCAAGCAGTGCCACGGCAAGGACCAGGCGCAGGCCGCGGACGCGTTCGTGGTGCGGCCGTTCGAGGGCCTGCCGGCCGAGTGTGACCTGATCGCGTTCCGCGAGATCGTCCCGTCCGGCACGGTCGAGGTGGAGCTGACCGGCGACAACGCAGGCAAGGTCGTCAACCTCGTGACGCTGCTGCCGATGGCGATGCCGGGCCTGGTGCGCGACGACGAGACGATCTGGATCGGTCTGCAGACGCACGCTTCGTCGGGCGACCCGAGCCGCGACCTCGGGCACGCGATCACCGCCGCGATGCACACCGAGCCGGGCAACCCGATCCAGCTCGGCGACCTGATGAAGGACGGTCCGCGGCTGCAGGACCTGATCGACACGTCCAAGCCGCTCGAGGTCAAGGTGCACGAGGGCTTCGACTACTGGGTCGGCGAGAACGTCGAGGACCCGACCGGTGAGGTCGCCGCGGGCCTGGAGCGCGCGAACGCCGCGGCGGCTCCGACGGTCCGGCTCGAGTCGGTCGACGCGGCGTACTGGACGCAGATCGGCGACCGCATCTACCTGCGCTGGGTGATGCCGCACACCGAGGACACCCTGCTCGATGCGCTCGCCCGCCTGCACGCGGCCGGCTCGTCCGCGCTGATCGACGGCAGCCGGCTGATCGGCTCCTTCCGCGCCCTCGGCGTACTCGCGCCGGTCTGGGAGCTCCCGGCCGGCACCGAGGCCGCCGACGTCGAGAAGCCCGCCGCCGACTTCGCGACCGCCCTGGAGAAGGCTCTGGCCACCGAGGCCGCGCTCACGACGGAAGAGCGCGCCGCCCGCGCCGGACTGGCCAGCCGCCAGCTGACCATCCGCTGA
- a CDS encoding arginine deiminase — MTEARQDSGKAYGVDSEVGPLRTVMLHRPGNELRRLTPRNNDKLLFDGIPWVGRAQDEHDAFAQALRDRDVEVLYLGELLTEALTDPAARAQAVAGAIEDLRLGDTLRDYLQVSLGALDPAELAEALMAGVRNDEVRAGGLVTSLLAHEDFLIDPLPNLLFTRDSSLWIRDSVAVTSLAMPARMRETQLTELIYTFHPRFAGANKVYGHQLEHVEGGDVLALGPGVLAVGVGERTTPAGVERLARRVFAKDLAHTVLAVPIAQQRATMHLDTVCTMVDTDAVLMYPNMAEEMRALAVTTDGDQLHIAESEPFLVAAAKALGIDTLRRIDTGLDPVTAEREQWDDGNNTLALAPRVCIAYERTVETNARLEESGIEVIRISGSELGSGRGGPRCMSCPVLRAPVAV, encoded by the coding sequence ATGACTGAGGCGCGGCAGGACAGCGGCAAGGCGTACGGCGTCGACAGTGAGGTCGGTCCGCTCCGGACCGTGATGCTGCACCGCCCCGGGAACGAGCTCCGCCGGCTCACCCCACGGAACAACGACAAGCTGCTGTTCGACGGCATCCCCTGGGTCGGCCGGGCCCAGGACGAGCACGATGCGTTCGCCCAGGCGCTCCGGGACCGCGACGTGGAGGTGCTGTACCTCGGTGAGCTGCTGACCGAGGCACTCACCGATCCAGCGGCCCGGGCCCAGGCGGTCGCCGGCGCGATCGAGGACCTGCGGCTCGGCGACACCCTGCGCGACTATCTGCAGGTATCCCTCGGCGCGCTGGATCCGGCCGAGCTGGCCGAGGCGCTGATGGCCGGCGTACGCAACGACGAGGTTCGGGCGGGTGGGCTCGTGACATCGCTCCTCGCCCACGAGGATTTCCTGATCGACCCCCTGCCGAATCTGCTCTTCACCCGCGACTCGAGCCTGTGGATCCGGGATTCGGTGGCGGTCACCTCGCTGGCGATGCCGGCCCGGATGCGCGAGACACAGCTGACCGAGCTGATCTACACGTTCCACCCGCGGTTCGCCGGCGCCAACAAGGTGTACGGCCACCAGTTGGAGCATGTCGAGGGCGGGGACGTGCTCGCGCTCGGTCCCGGCGTACTCGCGGTCGGGGTCGGGGAGCGGACCACGCCGGCCGGGGTGGAGCGGCTGGCGCGGCGGGTGTTCGCGAAGGATCTGGCGCACACGGTTCTCGCCGTACCGATCGCTCAGCAGCGCGCCACGATGCACCTGGACACCGTCTGCACGATGGTCGACACCGACGCCGTGCTGATGTACCCGAACATGGCCGAGGAGATGCGGGCGCTCGCGGTCACCACCGACGGCGACCAGCTGCACATCGCGGAGTCCGAGCCGTTCCTGGTCGCGGCGGCGAAGGCGCTGGGCATCGACACGCTCCGGCGGATCGACACCGGCCTCGACCCGGTGACGGCCGAGCGGGAGCAGTGGGACGACGGGAACAACACCCTCGCCCTGGCGCCGCGGGTCTGCATCGCGTACGAGCGGACCGTCGAGACCAATGCGCGGCTGGAGGAGTCCGGCATCGAGGTCATCCGGATCTCCGGCTCGGAGCTCGGCTCCGGCCGGGGTGGTCCGCGCTGCATGTCCTGCCCGGTGCTCCGCGCTCCGGTCGCCGTCTGA
- a CDS encoding glycosyltransferase gives MIPAKDEAERIAATVDAVHKIIGVDLVVVVDDGSTDGTAEAAERAGAVVVRHERNRGKAAAMETGAAAVAERDGARARHLLFLDADLTDTASGAGPLIEPVQTGRADMTIGTLPAQVRADGSKAGGHGFVVRLARSGIEEATGWAPEQPLSGQRCLTRAAFDSAVPLADGFGVETALTIDLGRKGFRILEVPIEVRHRATGTDLRGQLHRAKQYLHVRRALSARSALPADGGGPSLRSLFPRKSAQ, from the coding sequence GTGATCCCGGCGAAGGACGAGGCCGAGCGGATCGCGGCGACCGTCGACGCGGTGCACAAGATCATCGGGGTCGACCTGGTCGTGGTCGTCGACGACGGCTCCACGGACGGTACGGCGGAGGCCGCCGAGCGCGCCGGAGCCGTCGTCGTCCGCCACGAGCGCAACCGGGGGAAGGCCGCGGCGATGGAGACGGGCGCAGCGGCGGTCGCGGAGCGGGACGGCGCCCGCGCGCGGCACCTGCTGTTCCTCGACGCCGACCTGACCGACACCGCCTCCGGGGCGGGGCCGCTGATCGAGCCGGTGCAGACCGGCCGCGCCGACATGACGATCGGGACGCTGCCCGCACAGGTGCGGGCCGACGGGTCGAAGGCCGGTGGCCACGGATTCGTCGTACGGCTCGCCCGGTCCGGGATCGAGGAGGCGACCGGCTGGGCGCCGGAGCAGCCGTTGTCGGGGCAGCGCTGCCTGACCCGGGCCGCGTTCGACTCCGCCGTACCGCTGGCCGACGGGTTCGGCGTCGAGACCGCGCTGACGATCGATCTCGGCCGGAAGGGCTTCCGCATTCTCGAAGTGCCGATCGAGGTCCGGCACCGCGCGACCGGGACTGATCTGCGCGGTCAACTGCACCGCGCGAAGCAGTACCTGCACGTCCGGCGCGCGCTGTCCGCACGCAGCGCGCTGCCCGCGGACGGTGGTGGACCGTCGCTACGCAGTCTCTTCCCGCGGAAGTCCGCGCAATGA
- the larB gene encoding nickel pincer cofactor biosynthesis protein LarB translates to MTHLPDQGPQPGVHDLGYARLDTDRLERTGDAEVVYGAGKTPSQVVELLRTLHATHPGHAVLATRLTDEAQEAVRAALPEAVVDPVGRTAVLGEPGVLRGTVAVVAAGTSDAPVAAEAATTARVFGADVEMITDVGVAGLHRVLGVRERLDAADCLIVVAGMEGALPSVVGGLVGVPLVAVPTSVGYGASFGGLAALLGMLNSCAPGVSVVNIDNGFGAGVFAARVARQSAPRETKEA, encoded by the coding sequence GTGACACATTTGCCTGATCAGGGCCCACAACCGGGCGTCCACGACCTCGGCTATGCCCGCCTCGACACGGACCGCTTGGAGCGTACCGGCGACGCGGAAGTCGTCTACGGGGCCGGCAAGACGCCGTCTCAGGTGGTGGAACTGCTGCGGACCTTGCACGCCACACACCCGGGGCACGCCGTGCTGGCGACCCGGCTGACGGACGAAGCGCAGGAGGCGGTGAGGGCCGCGCTGCCGGAGGCGGTTGTCGATCCGGTCGGTCGTACGGCGGTGCTCGGCGAGCCCGGCGTACTGCGCGGGACGGTCGCCGTGGTCGCGGCCGGTACGTCGGATGCGCCGGTGGCAGCCGAGGCGGCGACGACCGCTCGGGTGTTCGGGGCTGACGTGGAGATGATCACGGATGTCGGCGTCGCCGGGCTGCACCGGGTGCTCGGCGTACGGGAGCGGCTCGATGCCGCGGACTGCCTGATCGTCGTGGCGGGCATGGAGGGCGCGCTGCCGAGTGTCGTCGGCGGCCTCGTCGGCGTACCGCTGGTGGCGGTGCCGACGTCGGTCGGGTACGGCGCTTCGTTCGGCGGGCTGGCCGCGCTGCTCGGGATGCTCAACTCCTGCGCGCCGGGGGTGTCGGTCGTGAACATCGACAACGGGTTCGGGGCCGGTGTGTTCGCGGCGCGCGTCGCCCGCCAGTCCGCTCCCCGCGAAACGAAGGAAGCCTGA
- a CDS encoding dihydrofolate reductase family protein → MTRTVTANISLSLDGRVNGAGGDYDMSWIVPHAITEGARDHMLRVTEPATTALLGRKNYQGFGGFWPAVADDENAAPQDRAFSRWLNETEKVVFSTTLTEAPWQNSRIADAEPADVVKQLRAEDGGDIIVLASTSVIQALLAADEVDRLSITLDPELVGGGARLFEDGLPATSWKLTDSTPTESGALCLLYDRVR, encoded by the coding sequence ATGACCCGCACCGTGACCGCCAACATCTCCCTCTCGCTCGACGGCCGGGTGAACGGAGCAGGCGGCGACTACGACATGAGCTGGATCGTTCCGCACGCGATCACCGAGGGCGCTCGCGACCACATGCTCCGGGTGACCGAGCCGGCCACGACCGCGCTGCTCGGCCGGAAGAACTACCAGGGCTTCGGCGGCTTCTGGCCGGCGGTCGCCGACGACGAGAACGCGGCGCCGCAGGACCGGGCCTTCTCGCGCTGGCTGAACGAGACCGAGAAGGTGGTCTTCTCCACGACACTGACCGAGGCACCATGGCAGAACTCCCGGATCGCCGACGCCGAGCCGGCGGACGTGGTCAAGCAGCTGCGCGCCGAGGACGGCGGCGACATCATCGTGCTGGCCAGCACCAGCGTGATCCAGGCGCTGCTGGCCGCCGACGAGGTGGACCGGTTGAGCATCACCCTCGACCCCGAGCTGGTTGGCGGCGGGGCGCGGCTGTTCGAGGACGGCCTGCCGGCCACCTCGTGGAAACTGACCGACTCCACCCCCACCGAGTCCGGTGCCCTCTGCCTGCTCTACGACCGGGTTCGCTGA